A window of the Cytophagaceae bacterium genome harbors these coding sequences:
- a CDS encoding glycosyltransferase family 2 protein — MSSYLVLAYLSYKELQSYLKRHGFINYDILLSSRYAPDLTLIAPAYNEGLTIEENVKSLLSLNYNNYKVIIVNDGSKDNSMDLLIKSYNLVRSEAIYDEIIPTKAVKGIYKSQNNAFRKLIVVDKENGGKADALNVGINIAQSAYVVCIDVDCILDKDALLKLAKPFLEQGRKRVIATGGVVRIANQCVIKDGRLISVNVPQKMLPRIQVLEYLRAFLLGRMAWERLDGLLLISGAFGAFDREIVLAVGGYNTKTVGEDMELVVRMRRFMHENKTPYTVKYIPDPLCWTEAPEDFSIFKKQRSRWMRGTMETLWLHKKMFFNPKYRLMGMISVPYWTFFEFLAPFIEILGLIITAIFIYLGLLDWGFFFLLLFFVYFFSVSFSILALLAEELTYHKYPRVKDFIKLLIGVLVEPFYYHPLAVYGALLGYYQKIVGIKGWGEMTRKGFNKVETK; from the coding sequence ATGTCCTCTTATTTGGTTCTGGCATATTTGTCTTACAAGGAACTTCAATCTTATCTCAAAAGACATGGTTTTATCAACTATGATATTTTGCTGTCATCAAGATACGCACCGGACCTCACCCTAATAGCCCCTGCCTATAATGAAGGATTGACTATTGAAGAGAATGTAAAGTCTTTATTATCATTAAATTATAATAATTATAAGGTAATAATAGTAAATGATGGCAGCAAAGATAATTCCATGGACCTACTCATCAAATCTTACAATTTGGTTCGATCAGAAGCTATATATGATGAAATAATCCCTACAAAAGCAGTAAAAGGCATTTATAAATCTCAAAACAACGCTTTCAGGAAATTGATTGTTGTGGATAAGGAAAATGGAGGAAAAGCCGATGCACTCAATGTGGGAATCAACATTGCCCAAAGTGCATATGTAGTTTGTATCGATGTGGACTGTATTTTAGATAAAGATGCTCTTTTGAAACTCGCAAAACCATTTTTGGAACAAGGTCGCAAGCGGGTAATTGCCACAGGCGGGGTAGTGCGAATCGCCAACCAGTGTGTGATAAAGGATGGCAGACTGATAAGTGTAAATGTACCCCAAAAAATGTTGCCGAGAATCCAGGTTTTAGAATATTTAAGGGCATTTTTATTGGGCAGAATGGCGTGGGAACGGTTAGATGGTTTGTTGCTGATAAGTGGTGCATTTGGAGCATTTGATAGAGAGATAGTTTTGGCTGTGGGAGGATATAACACCAAAACGGTAGGTGAAGATATGGAGTTGGTGGTACGTATGAGGAGATTTATGCACGAAAATAAAACCCCTTACACGGTAAAATACATTCCGGATCCACTTTGCTGGACCGAGGCACCGGAAGATTTTTCAATATTTAAAAAACAACGAAGCCGTTGGATGCGTGGAACCATGGAGACGCTTTGGCTGCATAAAAAGATGTTTTTCAATCCCAAATACAGATTAATGGGAATGATAAGCGTGCCTTACTGGACTTTTTTCGAGTTTTTGGCACCTTTTATCGAAATCCTGGGGCTAATTATCACGGCCATTTTCATTTACTTGGGATTGCTAGACTGGGGCTTTTTCTTTTTACTTCTCTTTTTTGTGTATTTTTTCAGTGTTTCTTTTTCAATATTGGCTTTACTAGCCGAAGAATTGACTTATCACAAATACCCACGCGTGAAAGATTTCATTAAGCTACTGATTGGAGTGTTAGTAGAGCCATTTTACTACCATCCACTTGCTGTTTATGGTGCTTTGTTGGGTTATTACCAGAAAATTGTCGGTATCAAGGGTTGGGGAGAAATGACCCGGAAAGGCTTCAATAAAGTTGAAACCAAATGA
- a CDS encoding response regulator transcription factor codes for MKVLIAEDNELLRKSLTYFLSSKGFEITEFDNGSDAIESLSKHSFELIITDINLPGASGMEITQFVRKTLQSDIPIIVFTASNIEEIELESFDMGANEFIPKPISPSVLLVRINKLLKTSSGN; via the coding sequence ATGAAAGTATTAATAGCCGAGGATAACGAATTGCTCAGAAAATCTCTGACTTATTTTTTGTCGTCAAAAGGATTTGAAATTACCGAATTTGACAATGGAAGCGATGCCATAGAATCTTTGAGCAAACATTCGTTTGAACTCATTATTACCGATATTAATCTGCCGGGTGCTTCAGGTATGGAAATAACCCAATTTGTCAGAAAAACGCTCCAGTCAGATATCCCCATCATTGTTTTTACTGCATCAAATATTGAAGAAATTGAGCTTGAATCTTTTGATATGGGAGCCAACGAATTCATTCCCAAGCCTATAAGTCCTTCTGTTTTATTGGTTAGAATCAATAAACTTCTTAAAACAAGTTCTGGAAATTAA